One Solea senegalensis isolate Sse05_10M linkage group LG3, IFAPA_SoseM_1, whole genome shotgun sequence genomic window carries:
- the nap1l1 gene encoding nucleosome assembly protein 1-like 1 isoform X1, with translation MADLDNKDQAEIDPADMEDVEDVEEEETGEDENSKARQLTVQMMQNPQILAALQERLDGLNGSPSGYIESLPKVVKRRINALKNLQVKCAHIEAKFYEEVHELERKYAALYQPLFDKRSNIVKAAYEPTDEECEWKENDEEELTDEMKEKAKLEEEKKDEEKEDPKGIPDFWLTVFRNVDLLSDMLQDHDEPILKHLQDIKVKFSDPGQPMSFTLEFLFEANDFFTNTVLTKTYKMRSEPDESDPFSFDGPEIMSCAGCTIDWTKGKNVTLKTIKKKQKHKGRGTVRTVTKTVPNDSFFNFFTPPEVPESGELDEDSEAVLAADFEIGHFIRERIVPRAVLYFTGEAIEDDDDDYDEEGEEADDEEGEEEADEENDPDYDPKDALPARPGGSRSPAVSQNH, from the exons ATGGCAGACCTCGACAA TAAAGACCAGGCTGAGATTGACCCTGCAGATATGGAGGACGTGGAGGATGTGGAAGAAGAGGAGACGGGAGAAGATGAAAACAGCAAAG CTCGTCAGCTGACCGTACAGATGATGCAGAATCCACAAATCCTGGCTGCGCTGCAGGAGAGGTTGGATGGTCTGAACGGCTCACCGTCGGGGTACATTGAGAG TTTACCCAAGGTTGTAAAGAGACGTATAAATGCCCTGAAGAACCTGCAGGTCAAATGTGCCCACATCGAAGCAAAGTTCTATGAAGAAGTACATGAACTGGAAAGGAAGTATGCAGCTCTTTACCAGCCCCTGTTTGACAAA AGAAGCAATATCGTGAAAGCAGCCTATGAGCCCACAGATGAGGAATGTGAATGGAAGGAAAATGACGAGGAAGAGTTGACA GATGAAATGAAGGAGAAGGCCAAGctagaggaagagaagaaggacGAGGAGAAGGAAGACCCGAAAGGCATCCCTGATTTCTGGTTAACAGTTTTCAGAAATGTGGACCTGCTCAGTGACATGCTGCAG GACCATGATGAACCCATCCTTAAACATTTACAAGATATTAAAGTAAAGTTCTCAGATCCAGGACAGCCCATG AGCTTCACGTTAGAGTTCCTCTTTGAGGCCAATGACTTCTTTACAAACACAGTGTTGACGAAAACCTACAAGATGAGGTCAGAGCCTGACGAGAGCGACCCCTTCTCTTTTGACGGCCCAGAGATCATGAGCTGCGCAGG CTGCACGATTGATTGGACAAAGGGCAAGAACGTCACGTTGAAAACGATTAAGAAGAAACAGAAGCACAAGGGTCGCGGCACAGTCAGGACAGTCACCAAAACAGTCCCCAATGACTCCTTCTTTAACTTCTTCACCCCTCCAGAAG tccCAGAAAGTGGAGAGTTG GACGAGGACTCTGAGGCAGTTCTAGCTGCTGACTTTGAAATCGGTCACTTCATCCGCGAACGCATCGTACCTCGAGCTGTGCTCTACTTTACAGGAGAGGCCAtagaggatgatgatgacgat tatgatgaagaaggagaggaggcagaCGATGAG gaaggtgaggaggaggcTGATGAGGAAAACGACCCCGACTATGATCCCAAG GACGCTCTTCCAGCTCGTCCTGGGGGCAGCAGATCACCTGCAGTCTCTCAGAACCATTGA
- the nap1l1 gene encoding nucleosome assembly protein 1-like 1 isoform X3, translating to MADLDNKDQAEIDPADMEDVEDVEEEETGEDENSKARQLTVQMMQNPQILAALQERLDGLNGSPSGYIESLPKVVKRRINALKNLQVKCAHIEAKFYEEVHELERKYAALYQPLFDKRSNIVKAAYEPTDEECEWKENDEEELTDEMKEKAKLEEEKKDEEKEDPKGIPDFWLTVFRNVDLLSDMLQDHDEPILKHLQDIKVKFSDPGQPMSFTLEFLFEANDFFTNTVLTKTYKMRSEPDESDPFSFDGPEIMSCAGCTIDWTKGKNVTLKTIKKKQKHKGRGTVRTVTKTVPNDSFFNFFTPPEVPESGELDEDSEAVLAADFEIGHFIRERIVPRAVLYFTGEAIEDDDDDYDEEGEEADDEEGEEEADEENDPDYDPKV from the exons ATGGCAGACCTCGACAA TAAAGACCAGGCTGAGATTGACCCTGCAGATATGGAGGACGTGGAGGATGTGGAAGAAGAGGAGACGGGAGAAGATGAAAACAGCAAAG CTCGTCAGCTGACCGTACAGATGATGCAGAATCCACAAATCCTGGCTGCGCTGCAGGAGAGGTTGGATGGTCTGAACGGCTCACCGTCGGGGTACATTGAGAG TTTACCCAAGGTTGTAAAGAGACGTATAAATGCCCTGAAGAACCTGCAGGTCAAATGTGCCCACATCGAAGCAAAGTTCTATGAAGAAGTACATGAACTGGAAAGGAAGTATGCAGCTCTTTACCAGCCCCTGTTTGACAAA AGAAGCAATATCGTGAAAGCAGCCTATGAGCCCACAGATGAGGAATGTGAATGGAAGGAAAATGACGAGGAAGAGTTGACA GATGAAATGAAGGAGAAGGCCAAGctagaggaagagaagaaggacGAGGAGAAGGAAGACCCGAAAGGCATCCCTGATTTCTGGTTAACAGTTTTCAGAAATGTGGACCTGCTCAGTGACATGCTGCAG GACCATGATGAACCCATCCTTAAACATTTACAAGATATTAAAGTAAAGTTCTCAGATCCAGGACAGCCCATG AGCTTCACGTTAGAGTTCCTCTTTGAGGCCAATGACTTCTTTACAAACACAGTGTTGACGAAAACCTACAAGATGAGGTCAGAGCCTGACGAGAGCGACCCCTTCTCTTTTGACGGCCCAGAGATCATGAGCTGCGCAGG CTGCACGATTGATTGGACAAAGGGCAAGAACGTCACGTTGAAAACGATTAAGAAGAAACAGAAGCACAAGGGTCGCGGCACAGTCAGGACAGTCACCAAAACAGTCCCCAATGACTCCTTCTTTAACTTCTTCACCCCTCCAGAAG tccCAGAAAGTGGAGAGTTG GACGAGGACTCTGAGGCAGTTCTAGCTGCTGACTTTGAAATCGGTCACTTCATCCGCGAACGCATCGTACCTCGAGCTGTGCTCTACTTTACAGGAGAGGCCAtagaggatgatgatgacgat tatgatgaagaaggagaggaggcagaCGATGAG gaaggtgaggaggaggcTGATGAGGAAAACGACCCCGACTATGATCCCAAG GTTTAA
- the nap1l1 gene encoding nucleosome assembly protein 1-like 1 isoform X2 codes for MADLDNKDQAEIDPADMEDVEDVEEEETGEDENSKARQLTVQMMQNPQILAALQERLDGLNGSPSGYIESLPKVVKRRINALKNLQVKCAHIEAKFYEEVHELERKYAALYQPLFDKRSNIVKAAYEPTDEECEWKENDEEELTDEMKEKAKLEEEKKDEEKEDPKGIPDFWLTVFRNVDLLSDMLQDHDEPILKHLQDIKVKFSDPGQPMSFTLEFLFEANDFFTNTVLTKTYKMRSEPDESDPFSFDGPEIMSCAGCTIDWTKGKNVTLKTIKKKQKHKGRGTVRTVTKTVPNDSFFNFFTPPEVPESGELDEDSEAVLAADFEIGHFIRERIVPRAVLYFTGEAIEDDDDDYDEEGEEADDEEGEEEADEENDPDYDPKKDAAPPAECKQQ; via the exons ATGGCAGACCTCGACAA TAAAGACCAGGCTGAGATTGACCCTGCAGATATGGAGGACGTGGAGGATGTGGAAGAAGAGGAGACGGGAGAAGATGAAAACAGCAAAG CTCGTCAGCTGACCGTACAGATGATGCAGAATCCACAAATCCTGGCTGCGCTGCAGGAGAGGTTGGATGGTCTGAACGGCTCACCGTCGGGGTACATTGAGAG TTTACCCAAGGTTGTAAAGAGACGTATAAATGCCCTGAAGAACCTGCAGGTCAAATGTGCCCACATCGAAGCAAAGTTCTATGAAGAAGTACATGAACTGGAAAGGAAGTATGCAGCTCTTTACCAGCCCCTGTTTGACAAA AGAAGCAATATCGTGAAAGCAGCCTATGAGCCCACAGATGAGGAATGTGAATGGAAGGAAAATGACGAGGAAGAGTTGACA GATGAAATGAAGGAGAAGGCCAAGctagaggaagagaagaaggacGAGGAGAAGGAAGACCCGAAAGGCATCCCTGATTTCTGGTTAACAGTTTTCAGAAATGTGGACCTGCTCAGTGACATGCTGCAG GACCATGATGAACCCATCCTTAAACATTTACAAGATATTAAAGTAAAGTTCTCAGATCCAGGACAGCCCATG AGCTTCACGTTAGAGTTCCTCTTTGAGGCCAATGACTTCTTTACAAACACAGTGTTGACGAAAACCTACAAGATGAGGTCAGAGCCTGACGAGAGCGACCCCTTCTCTTTTGACGGCCCAGAGATCATGAGCTGCGCAGG CTGCACGATTGATTGGACAAAGGGCAAGAACGTCACGTTGAAAACGATTAAGAAGAAACAGAAGCACAAGGGTCGCGGCACAGTCAGGACAGTCACCAAAACAGTCCCCAATGACTCCTTCTTTAACTTCTTCACCCCTCCAGAAG tccCAGAAAGTGGAGAGTTG GACGAGGACTCTGAGGCAGTTCTAGCTGCTGACTTTGAAATCGGTCACTTCATCCGCGAACGCATCGTACCTCGAGCTGTGCTCTACTTTACAGGAGAGGCCAtagaggatgatgatgacgat tatgatgaagaaggagaggaggcagaCGATGAG gaaggtgaggaggaggcTGATGAGGAAAACGACCCCGACTATGATCCCAAG aaGGATGCAGCCCCCCCAGCTGAGTGTAAGCAGCAGTGA
- the phlda1 gene encoding pleckstrin homology-like domain family A member 1 — protein MLENGRKVFKEGLLEKRSDGLLQLWKKKHCVLTEDAVLLLPPKQHDHPQQQHHQHHHHHHHHHHHSSSGGGGGDTGKVKELHFANMKTVDCVERKGKYVYFTVVMTEGKEIDFRCPQDEGWNAEITLQMVQYKNRQAILAVKSTRQKQQLLVVQMPNQKTIRCTPNVA, from the coding sequence ATGCTGGAGAACGGGAGGAAGGTGTTCAAAGAAGGTCTGCTGGAGAAGCGCAGTGACGGGCTGCTGCAGCTCTGGAAGAAGAAGCACTGCGTTCTGACCGAGGACGCCGTCCTGCTGCTGCCGCCCAAGCAGCACGACCacccgcagcagcagcaccatcaacaccaccaccaccaccatcatcaccaccaccacagcagcagcggtggtggtggaggagacaCGGGCAAAGTCAAAGAGCTCCACTTCGCCAACATGAAGACTGTGGACTGCGTGGAGCGTAAAGGCAAGTACGTCTACTTCACGGTGGTCATGACGGAGGGCAAGGAGATCGACTTCAGGTGTCCGCAGGACGAGGGCTGGAACGCGGAGATCACCTTGCAGATGGTTCAGTACAAGAACCGGCAGGCGATCCTGGCTGTCAAGTCCACCcggcagaagcagcagctgctcgtCGTGCAGATGCCCAACCAGAAGACCATCCGCTGCACGCCGAATGTCGCGTGA